GATGAATAAAAGAGATGACAGACGTTTCATGGCAAATGTGTTTTGAGTTAAACAAATCGGGACTGCAATGGCTGTTTTATGGCAGATGCATCTTTGTAAGCAACAAAGTTACAACAGCTTTTCCTCGATTTGTACTGCATGACTGTATTTCTCGAGCAGCGTAACAGACATCTTTACCGCTTCTTCCACTCCTTCCTTGCCGGAGTATCCGTTGAGGATCAAGAAGAGGTGTGTCGTCCCGGTGGAAATCTTGGTGCGTTCGTTATCGCTGGTAGGTGTGCCGATACCGCCTTTGCTGTCTTTATATACTGGTAATCCGTCGATGTTCAGCACGCCACGCCCGATACCTTCGAAATGGTCATCGGCTGTTCCAACGGTCAGGGTCAAGGTGCCTTCTATCTTATCGGCATCAAAACCTCCGATGGAGTAGCCGGTACGGATGGAAATCAGGTTGATGATATCCACCAGCGTGTTGATTTGATAAAGCGGAATGCCACGTACAATACGGCGGCAAAGGGCTTCGGCAGAGGGACGGTAACGATTCGGGTCTTTCCCGAATGCTTTATAGGCTGTTCGTGTGGCCTGGATAGCAGGGATTTTGTTGATTTGTTCCAGCGTGTAACGAGCTTTTACATATTCCTCGGCGGCATGGATTTCTTCCCATAATCCGGGTTCAAATGTGCTGTTGGTTACACTGCACGAAATCAGCCCCAGCACAAGTTGCGGACAGGCGGTTCTAACATGGTCGGAAATGGAAACGGGAATCATTGTAATGGTATTGATTATTTATTTTCTTAATCCGATGCCGCTCAGCAGACGGCCTGAACGAATCCCCTGGCGTCGTGCCGAGAAAAACAGTTCCGGTTCGGAATAGGTGCAATGTGTGGATACTTCAATATCTTTCACTCCCTTTGCCCTGAGCTCGTCGAAGACCACCGCCCGGACATCGAAAAGAT
The sequence above is drawn from the Microbacter margulisiae genome and encodes:
- a CDS encoding B3/B4 domain-containing protein, with product MIPVSISDHVRTACPQLVLGLISCSVTNSTFEPGLWEEIHAAEEYVKARYTLEQINKIPAIQATRTAYKAFGKDPNRYRPSAEALCRRIVRGIPLYQINTLVDIINLISIRTGYSIGGFDADKIEGTLTLTVGTADDHFEGIGRGVLNIDGLPVYKDSKGGIGTPTSDNERTKISTGTTHLFLILNGYSGKEGVEEAVKMSVTLLEKYSHAVQIEEKLL